Proteins encoded by one window of Sphaerodactylus townsendi isolate TG3544 linkage group LG04, MPM_Stown_v2.3, whole genome shotgun sequence:
- the ALKBH5 gene encoding RNA demethylase ALKBH5, producing the protein MAGSGYTDLREKLKSMMPYRDNYKSSGQRDSSEPPYGAAGGTAKRKYRKDSDSEPSDCEERQREEEEAKKVKSGIQQLRLFSPEECTKIESRIDEVVSRAEKGLYKEHTVDRAPLRNKYFFGEGYTYGSQLQRRGPGQERLYPQGEVDVIPEWVHDLVIRRLVEHRVIPEGFVNSAVINDYQPGGCIVSHVDPIHIFERPIVSVSFFSDSALCFGCKFQFKPIRVSEPVFFLPVRRGSVTVLSGYAADEITHCIRPQDIKERRAVIILRKTRLDAPRVETRSLSSSVLMPGYASDRLSGSNRDLVLKPKRSHRKADPDAAHRPRILEMDKEENRRSVLLPKHRRRSHFSSENYWRKSYEYTEDLDEEEEDGSPARKVKMRRH; encoded by the exons ATGGCTGGTAGCGGTTACACAGACCTGCGAGAGAAGCTGAAATCAATGATGCCTTACCGGGACAACTACAAGAGCAGCGGCCAGAGGGACTCCTCTGAGCCTCCCTACGGTGCAGCCGGCGGAACCGCCAAGCGCAAATACCGGAAGGACTCTGACTCAGAGCCCAGCGATTGCGAGGAGCGCCagcgggaggaagaggaggccaaGAAAGTGAAGAGCGGCATCCAGCAGCTCCGCCTCTTCAGCCCCGAGGAGTGCACCAAGATCGAATCCCGCATCGACGAGGTGGTTTCTCGGGCCGAGAAGGGGCTGTACAAAGAGCACACGGTGGACAGGGCCCCGCTCCGGAACAAGTACTTCTTCGGGGAGGGCTACACGTACGGGTCGCAGCTGCAGCGGCGGGGGCCCGGCCAGGAGCGGCTGTACCCCCAGGGGGAGGTGGACGTCATTCCCGAGTGGGTCCACGACCTGGTCATCCGGCGGCTGGTGGAGCACCGGGTCATCCCGGAGGGCTTCGTGAACAGCGCCGTGATCAACGACTACCAGCCGGGGGGCTGCATCGTCTCCCACGTGGACCCCATCCACATTTTCGAGCGGCCCATCGTCTCCGTGTCCTTCTTCAGCGACTCGGCCCTCTGCTTTGGCTGCAAGTTCCAGTTCAAGCCCATCCGCGTCTCCGAGCCGGTCTTCTTCCTGCCCGTGAGAAGAGGGAGCGTCACTGTGCTCAG TGGTTATGCAGCCGATGAAATTACACACTGCATTCGGCCGCAAGACATCAAGGAGAGAAGAGCCGTCATCATCCTTCGGAA AACCAGACTAGACGCCCCCCGGGTGGAGACGAGATCCCTGAGCAGCTCCGTGCTGATGCCTGGCTACGCCTCGGACCGCCTCTCTGGAAGCAACAGGGACCTCGTCTTGAAACCAAAGAGGTCTCATCGCAAAGCAGATCCAGATGCCGCTCATCG GCCTCGGATTTTAGAAATGGATAAAGAAGAGAACAGACGGTCGGTCCTCTTGCCGAAGCACAGGAGGCGGAGTCACTTCAGTTCGGAGAACTATTGGCGAAAGTCTTATGAATACACGGAGGActtagatgaagaagaggaggacggGAGCCCAGCCCGGAAAGTGAAAATGAGGCGGCATTGA